The following proteins come from a genomic window of Nostoc sp. TCL26-01:
- a CDS encoding response regulator, producing the protein MITNIFNEFKTCTQLQYNGQLNLISPNQHQWTFYYRLGRIAWATGGTHPFRRWRRLMAQHCPQIDVDKMQLRQQDISTNYWDYRLLEILYKKQKIQREQIHAFVESSITELLFDLAQQSNFHTIMGERSQKVILETPMSFTSADLSIKQMLDSWTNWSEAGLTNIFPDFAPVIRRTEQLQQQVSPSIYKNFVTLINGKSTLRDLAVKMRQNVLPVSRSLLPYVLKGIIELVELPDLPLIVTENANNPISTQPKKSKAPLIACVDDSPQVCKSLEDIITSNGMRFIKIQDPIQALPILIQEKPDLIFLDLIMPVASGYEICTQLRRISAFANTPVIILTGNDGLLDRVRAKVVGSTDFLTKPVAADKVMSVVRRYLPVQTPLPMKTGSRLEVCH; encoded by the coding sequence ATGATAACAAACATATTTAATGAATTTAAAACTTGTACTCAGCTGCAATATAATGGGCAACTAAATCTTATCAGTCCCAATCAACATCAATGGACTTTTTACTATCGCTTAGGTAGGATAGCTTGGGCAACAGGTGGAACCCATCCTTTCCGGCGTTGGCGTAGGCTAATGGCACAACATTGTCCCCAAATTGATGTAGATAAAATGCAGCTACGTCAGCAAGATATTTCCACTAATTATTGGGATTATCGTCTCCTAGAAATTTTGTATAAAAAGCAGAAAATTCAACGAGAACAAATTCATGCTTTTGTCGAAAGTAGCATTACAGAACTGTTATTTGACCTAGCACAGCAAAGTAACTTTCATACCATCATGGGTGAACGTAGCCAAAAAGTTATTTTAGAAACACCTATGAGTTTCACGAGTGCCGATTTATCTATCAAACAGATGCTAGACTCGTGGACAAATTGGTCAGAAGCGGGATTGACGAACATTTTTCCTGATTTTGCACCAGTGATTCGCCGAACAGAACAACTCCAACAACAGGTAAGTCCATCTATCTACAAAAATTTCGTCACTTTAATTAATGGCAAATCCACACTGCGAGATTTAGCTGTGAAAATGAGACAGAATGTTTTGCCTGTTTCCCGTTCTTTACTTCCCTATGTTCTCAAAGGAATTATTGAATTAGTGGAACTACCTGATTTACCTTTAATTGTCACAGAAAATGCCAATAACCCTATCTCTACACAGCCAAAAAAATCAAAAGCACCACTAATTGCTTGTGTAGATGATAGCCCACAGGTTTGTAAATCTCTAGAGGATATTATTACCTCAAATGGCATGAGATTTATCAAAATTCAAGACCCTATCCAAGCTTTACCCATTCTCATTCAAGAAAAACCAGACTTGATTTTTTTAGATTTAATCATGCCAGTTGCTAGTGGTTACGAAATCTGTACTCAACTGCGACGCATTTCTGCTTTTGCTAACACACCAGTGATTATCTTAACGGGTAATGATGGTCTTTTAGATAGAGTTCGTGCCAAGGTGGTAGGTTCTACAGACTTTCTGACAAAACCTGTAGCAGCCGATAAGGTCATGAGTGTAGTGCGTAGGTATTTACCTGTACAAACTCCACTACCAATGAAAACTGGGTCACGTTTAGAAGTTTGTCATTAG
- a CDS encoding pilus assembly protein PilB — MWSSEGKPADPGASQKQLLNTTLNDWEQEAGREQIFQLIDSILSFEACLYYQVLPLKLGNNQLSLGMVQPQDSTALDYVSQIVSYLNCTMVTVAIAIDTHRTILSAYLNYKNTFSPETKPVAEVVPEPSPEDIIATPSLEPPANLSSEQSVDLFVPTNAESFTSTPSHVSALPENKAAEIVQFSDVTVLQIHTSELFSSIEALVNLPPRKFLEELLARVLGGGIGRLYLERQPYQGRIIWSDNGVLQSVLENLPLSVFQGVLNELKRFAAFPVNTVAEAQQIEKECLYQNSRLLLRIRVMPGIHGEEATLQVLRGAALKFYQQQQLARLSGDIIGISQQLSYKLHELHQRLLLNPSLKSEQADALTTLNRLVEKLDQQIKILTANNQLPTDSKSSGSQ; from the coding sequence ATGTGGTCTTCAGAGGGTAAACCAGCTGATCCTGGAGCCAGTCAAAAGCAACTCCTCAACACAACTCTTAATGATTGGGAACAAGAAGCCGGACGTGAGCAGATATTCCAGCTGATTGATAGCATCTTGTCCTTTGAAGCTTGCCTCTACTACCAAGTTTTACCCTTAAAATTAGGCAACAATCAGCTATCCTTGGGTATGGTGCAGCCACAAGATAGCACTGCATTAGATTACGTCAGTCAGATTGTCTCTTATCTTAACTGCACTATGGTAACTGTGGCGATCGCCATCGACACTCACCGTACCATCCTCTCAGCTTACCTCAACTATAAAAATACATTTAGCCCAGAAACCAAACCAGTTGCAGAAGTTGTACCAGAACCCAGCCCAGAAGATATCATAGCTACCCCTTCTTTGGAACCACCAGCAAATTTATCTTCTGAGCAATCAGTAGACTTGTTTGTACCGACAAATGCAGAAAGTTTTACCTCAACTCCCAGTCATGTTTCTGCACTACCAGAGAACAAAGCAGCAGAAATAGTTCAATTTAGCGATGTGACAGTTTTACAAATCCACACTTCAGAACTATTCAGTTCTATTGAGGCACTAGTAAATCTACCACCCAGAAAATTCTTGGAAGAATTACTAGCACGAGTTTTAGGTGGGGGAATTGGGCGTTTATATTTAGAAAGACAGCCCTATCAAGGCAGAATTATTTGGAGTGATAACGGAGTCTTGCAATCTGTCTTGGAAAATTTACCCCTCTCGGTTTTTCAAGGAGTCCTCAACGAATTAAAACGGTTTGCTGCCTTCCCTGTCAACACTGTTGCAGAAGCGCAACAAATCGAAAAAGAATGCTTATATCAAAATAGTCGCTTATTATTACGCATACGTGTGATGCCAGGAATCCACGGTGAAGAAGCTACACTCCAGGTATTAAGAGGAGCTGCTTTAAAATTTTATCAACAACAACAACTAGCCCGTCTTAGCGGCGATATCATCGGCATTTCTCAACAACTCAGTTATAAATTGCATGAATTGCACCAAAGACTGTTGCTAAATCCCAGTCTCAAATCTGAGCAAGCAGACGCGCTGACTACCCTCAATCGACTAGTCGAAAAATTAGACCAACAAATCAAAATTTTGACAGCAAATAACCAGTTACCAACAGATAGCAAATCATCAGGTAGTCAGTAA
- a CDS encoding response regulator transcription factor: MNTALVIEDGLTDREILSRYLQQAGYAVISATSSEEAQAKLDKTKPDLIFLDVILPGKSGFEICRELKNDPKTSNIPVVFCSTKNSDVDKIWGDMLGAEGYLSKPIDLEELTLTLRKLGK; this comes from the coding sequence ATGAATACCGCATTAGTGATTGAAGATGGCTTAACTGATCGCGAAATTTTAAGTCGTTACTTACAACAAGCAGGCTATGCCGTAATTAGTGCCACCAGTAGTGAAGAAGCCCAAGCCAAACTAGATAAAACCAAGCCAGATTTAATATTTCTGGATGTGATTTTACCAGGGAAAAGTGGCTTTGAAATTTGCCGAGAATTGAAAAACGATCCCAAAACTAGCAATATTCCTGTCGTTTTCTGTTCTACCAAAAACAGTGATGTCGATAAAATCTGGGGCGATATGTTAGGTGCAGAAGGTTATTTATCTAAACCAATTGATCTGGAAGAATTAACTTTGACTCTCAGAAAACTAGGTAAATAA
- a CDS encoding Crp/Fnr family transcriptional regulator yields MQTEVFSEIFPLLSTANPQTLEWLLNVSIEHEYPVGRAVLMEDAWGNAVYFVVSGWVKVRRTCGDDAVALAILGRGDFFGEMAILDESPRSTDVIALSPVKLLSISRERFIQILFKDPQLHHRMLQLMVRRLRQINQRLQIRSAPPAVKLAHTLVSLGESYGLESAQGKEIFNIPFKDLAEVTEIGVEETSKIMEKLHEKGWIKIDSLHNNIYLINFKQLLNLAGKV; encoded by the coding sequence ATGCAGACTGAGGTTTTTAGTGAAATTTTCCCCTTATTGAGTACAGCCAACCCCCAAACTTTAGAGTGGCTACTCAACGTTTCTATTGAACACGAATACCCAGTTGGCAGAGCTGTCTTGATGGAAGATGCCTGGGGTAATGCAGTTTACTTTGTCGTCTCTGGCTGGGTGAAAGTCCGACGCACTTGTGGAGATGATGCTGTAGCTTTGGCAATTCTTGGCAGAGGTGATTTTTTTGGAGAAATGGCAATTTTGGATGAATCTCCCCGTTCAACAGATGTCATTGCGCTTTCCCCAGTAAAATTACTGAGTATTTCCAGAGAAAGGTTTATTCAAATACTTTTTAAAGATCCGCAACTCCATCACAGAATGTTACAACTCATGGTGCGGCGATTGCGACAAATCAACCAACGCTTGCAAATTCGTTCTGCACCGCCTGCTGTGAAACTGGCTCATACCTTGGTGAGTTTAGGCGAAAGCTATGGACTGGAATCAGCGCAAGGCAAGGAAATTTTTAACATCCCTTTTAAAGATTTAGCTGAAGTTACAGAAATCGGTGTAGAAGAAACCAGTAAAATCATGGAAAAACTACACGAAAAAGGTTGGATAAAAATTGACTCACTTCACAATAATATTTATCTGATAAACTTCAAACAGTTACTCAACTTAGCTGGTAAGGTCTAG
- a CDS encoding chemotaxis protein CheW — protein sequence MDNQQKFLSFNLGVKDSAVISLQQITEVLQISLGDICCVPQMPTHVLGVYNWRGEMLWLVDLEEMLGYPSLSQSANLLTKIMAIVIENEGKYLGLIVRQMMDIELLDYHQMKAPSVELFSAGISPFLQGYFLGNDEKMMFNLDAGIIINSPILSHHK from the coding sequence TTGGACAATCAACAAAAGTTTTTAAGTTTTAATTTGGGAGTAAAAGACTCAGCTGTAATTTCTCTCCAGCAGATTACAGAAGTGTTGCAAATATCTCTAGGGGATATATGTTGTGTACCGCAAATGCCAACCCATGTATTAGGTGTCTATAACTGGCGGGGTGAAATGTTGTGGTTAGTAGATTTAGAAGAGATGTTGGGTTATCCATCACTGTCACAATCAGCCAATTTATTAACCAAAATTATGGCAATTGTCATAGAGAATGAGGGCAAGTATTTAGGGTTAATAGTGCGGCAGATGATGGATATTGAGCTTTTAGATTATCACCAAATGAAAGCACCATCTGTAGAATTATTTTCTGCGGGAATTTCTCCTTTTTTGCAAGGATATTTTCTAGGCAATGATGAGAAAATGATGTTTAATTTAGATGCTGGAATCATAATTAATTCTCCCATATTATCTCACCATAAATAA
- a CDS encoding hybrid sensor histidine kinase/response regulator, translating into MITDTEIREQGYVYFLAEAPELIQTIERELFSLAEEYSITKVHNLMRATHTIKGGAATVGLECIQAIAHSLEDVFKALYSQNVIIDSELQTLILEAYECLYFALNAELKGGNLNEEEVLCRATSVFTKLKAKLGDAFGDDSHIPTSEELGFDIVQSIFEVGVKQRLDNIVEAINNIVDDTELTTFLNSQAEVFLGLAESLNLPGFATTSQTIITALQVNPTQIRQIATIAITDLQQAHTQILAGDRTHGGAPSEALKQLAIGTIDDIPKTFLQNQDEFYRFLTTSGNTQHECIKSSTAKLYLKIVHYIFGWFNHEVKIPESALEWNLLISHHELENTVSYLESWLSRFLEFIREDKDSPSLCLYRQGIILITLLAVAKFQWAVKKSATSLSIIKVLQQKIAVLAKAYQQYPPVTAQEKNWTDNPKLQKLLNFQDISTSSSTFNDNLLEVIWGGESEQNLDPVEPPTEHENCVDSQTSLAISEPANTDIATTANDVVNEQIIDKVKTYQGKKNQTNSSVRVDVECLQTINYLASELLIHQKRRTLNDEQIQDILWQLLQRINKHQETLNQLRDLPLQIQNLTTQHTQKFASVNFDPLEMDGYTDFHLILHESIEETLQLQETTESIDFLLKQATQISHQKQKLAFNLIDNLVSARMSPLANIINHFPQMMKNLSSVYHKSVELKVYGTDILVDKAIAEKLHDPLLHLVRNAFDHGIEPPQIRQELGKPEQGLIEIHAYHQGSQTIIEVRDDGQGIKLETIRQKAIAMNLISANNEAKDYISSATESALLEIMFAPGFSTTARANEISGRGMGLDIVRSRLQVLNGSVSVQTLPNQGTKFILKIPFSMTTDKLMLIQSGGVIYALLLDSVEKILIPSSPQIKEFEGKRVLHWDTGDDDTMVSLYQMSELMNYHGTFFTHLNNGNILPEHHTEMMNQPVLMLKRHHSTFAVQVEQIIGEQELVIRPLGSAIAPPKYVYGCSSLANGNLILVIDGALLLESVEMQATLDISPLLIDDPLNHQALPISESVVQSTPILSASNSAKTTADTSHRYLEPHHKLSQVVLVVDDAISLRQTLSLTLQKAGYQVIQAQNGIEALEQLQRHPEIQLVVSDLEMPRMNGFELLSHLQQHPNYIKIPLIILTSRSAEKHRQLAQELGAKAYLTKPYLEHELITTIEHLINVSSTTFFDLSPSPSPTRRGEPRASQINEKSSF; encoded by the coding sequence ATGATTACCGACACCGAAATCCGTGAACAAGGCTATGTTTATTTTCTAGCAGAAGCCCCTGAATTAATTCAAACTATTGAGCGAGAATTATTTAGTTTAGCAGAAGAATATAGTATTACTAAAGTCCACAACTTAATGAGGGCAACCCATACAATTAAAGGTGGTGCAGCCACTGTTGGACTAGAGTGCATCCAGGCGATCGCTCATTCTCTAGAAGATGTATTTAAAGCGCTATATAGTCAAAATGTTATTATAGATAGTGAATTACAAACACTAATTCTAGAAGCTTATGAGTGTCTTTACTTTGCCTTAAATGCAGAACTAAAAGGTGGCAATCTTAATGAAGAAGAAGTTCTATGTCGAGCAACTTCAGTATTTACCAAGCTAAAAGCTAAATTGGGCGATGCTTTTGGTGATGATAGTCATATACCCACTTCAGAAGAATTGGGATTTGATATTGTTCAGTCTATATTTGAAGTAGGTGTCAAGCAACGTCTCGACAATATTGTTGAGGCTATCAATAATATAGTAGATGATACAGAATTAACCACTTTTTTAAACTCTCAAGCTGAAGTATTTCTAGGTTTAGCAGAGTCTTTAAATCTACCTGGATTTGCCACAACTTCCCAAACAATTATCACAGCATTGCAAGTCAATCCCACGCAAATACGGCAAATTGCTACAATTGCCATCACTGATTTACAGCAAGCACACACACAAATATTAGCAGGCGATCGCACTCATGGCGGCGCACCATCTGAGGCTTTAAAACAGTTAGCAATAGGTACAATAGATGACATACCCAAAACATTTTTACAGAACCAAGATGAGTTTTATCGATTTTTAACTACATCGGGCAATACGCAACATGAGTGTATTAAATCCTCAACTGCCAAATTGTATTTAAAAATAGTTCACTATATTTTTGGTTGGTTCAATCACGAAGTTAAAATTCCCGAATCAGCCCTAGAATGGAATTTATTGATTTCCCATCATGAATTAGAAAATACAGTTAGTTATCTGGAAAGCTGGCTGAGTAGATTTCTAGAATTTATTCGTGAAGACAAAGATAGCCCCAGTCTTTGTCTTTATCGCCAAGGCATAATTTTAATCACTCTCCTAGCCGTTGCTAAATTTCAGTGGGCTGTCAAAAAATCTGCAACTAGTCTATCAATTATCAAAGTCCTACAACAGAAAATTGCTGTATTGGCAAAAGCTTATCAGCAATATCCCCCCGTCACCGCCCAAGAAAAAAATTGGACTGATAATCCCAAATTACAAAAACTCCTAAATTTTCAAGATATATCCACTTCTAGCTCTACTTTTAATGACAATCTATTAGAAGTAATCTGGGGTGGAGAAAGTGAGCAGAATTTAGATCCAGTCGAGCCACCCACAGAACATGAAAATTGTGTCGATTCCCAAACATCCTTAGCAATCTCTGAACCAGCAAATACAGATATTGCCACAACCGCAAATGATGTTGTTAATGAACAAATTATCGATAAAGTTAAAACCTATCAAGGTAAGAAAAATCAAACAAACTCATCAGTACGTGTAGATGTAGAATGTTTACAAACTATCAATTATTTAGCTAGTGAACTACTCATACATCAAAAACGCCGCACTTTAAACGACGAACAAATTCAAGATATTCTTTGGCAATTATTACAACGCATAAATAAACACCAAGAAACGTTAAATCAACTGCGTGATTTACCATTACAAATTCAAAACTTGACAACGCAACACACACAAAAATTTGCATCTGTCAATTTTGATCCCTTAGAAATGGATGGCTACACAGATTTTCATTTGATATTACATGAATCGATAGAAGAAACTTTGCAATTGCAAGAAACTACAGAATCTATTGATTTCCTGCTCAAACAAGCTACTCAAATTAGTCATCAAAAACAAAAATTAGCCTTTAACCTGATAGATAACTTAGTCTCAGCCAGAATGTCGCCGTTGGCAAATATTATCAATCACTTCCCACAAATGATGAAAAATTTGAGTAGTGTCTATCACAAAAGTGTAGAGTTGAAAGTCTATGGTACAGATATTTTAGTAGATAAAGCGATCGCTGAAAAACTTCACGATCCCCTGTTACACCTAGTCCGTAATGCTTTTGACCACGGGATTGAACCTCCACAGATTCGTCAAGAATTGGGTAAACCAGAACAAGGTTTAATTGAAATTCATGCTTATCATCAAGGTAGTCAAACAATTATCGAAGTTCGAGATGATGGACAAGGTATTAAATTAGAAACTATTCGCCAAAAAGCAATTGCAATGAATTTAATCTCAGCTAACAATGAAGCTAAAGATTATATTTCTTCTGCTACCGAATCAGCATTATTAGAAATCATGTTTGCGCCAGGATTTTCTACTACTGCCAGAGCCAATGAAATCTCTGGACGTGGTATGGGTCTAGATATTGTCCGTTCTCGACTACAAGTACTCAATGGTTCAGTTTCAGTTCAAACCTTGCCTAATCAAGGCACAAAATTTATTTTGAAAATACCCTTTTCTATGACTACTGATAAACTCATGCTTATTCAATCTGGAGGTGTTATTTACGCCTTGCTATTGGATAGTGTAGAAAAAATATTAATTCCCTCATCGCCACAAATTAAAGAATTTGAAGGTAAACGAGTTTTACATTGGGATACAGGTGATGATGACACGATGGTGAGTCTGTATCAAATGTCAGAATTAATGAACTATCATGGTACATTTTTCACTCATCTAAATAACGGAAATATCCTACCTGAGCATCACACAGAAATGATGAATCAGCCTGTATTGATGCTAAAACGTCATCACAGTACCTTTGCTGTGCAAGTTGAACAAATTATTGGTGAGCAAGAACTAGTAATTAGACCTCTAGGTAGTGCGATCGCTCCACCAAAATATGTGTATGGTTGTAGTAGTCTAGCTAATGGCAACCTTATCTTAGTCATCGATGGTGCTTTACTTTTAGAGTCAGTAGAAATGCAAGCGACTCTAGATATTAGCCCACTGCTAATAGATGATCCTCTCAATCATCAAGCCTTACCAATCTCAGAATCAGTCGTTCAATCAACACCCATCCTCAGTGCGTCTAACTCTGCTAAGACTACAGCAGATACATCACATAGATACCTAGAACCACATCACAAATTATCTCAAGTAGTTTTAGTAGTTGATGATGCCATTAGTTTGAGACAAACTCTCTCATTAACGCTACAAAAAGCTGGTTATCAAGTAATCCAAGCACAAAATGGTATAGAAGCTTTAGAACAGTTGCAAAGACATCCCGAAATTCAACTCGTTGTCTCCGATTTAGAAATGCCACGGATGAATGGTTTTGAATTATTAAGCCATCTTCAGCAACACCCCAATTATATCAAAATTCCCCTAATCATCCTCACATCCCGTAGTGCCGAAAAACACCGCCAACTAGCTCAAGAACTAGGCGCAAAAGCCTACCTAACCAAACCTTATTTAGAACATGAATTGATTACCACCATCGAGCATTTAATTAACGTGAGTTCGACAACTTTTTTTGACCTCTCCCCCAGCCCCTCTCCGACGCGGAGAGGGGAGCCAAGAGCATCACAGATCAACGAAAAATCGAGCTTTTAA
- a CDS encoding GAF domain-containing protein produces MTIAYHNSNENELVATVTPLDNQQDTKNLSNKSHHTNSETSAIAQEFKLWRQQLQDITTQIGQAVDRDAVLKITVAKIREKISSDRALIYQFNSSESGTVLAESRTLGWTPTLGEILPGITFGLHTNQDYVEPISIDDVTQIQLSPYQKQLLDKFQIQASLSLPIVIAGKVWGLLVVHSCANARQWQEIEITLLSQVATELTYRLRNFEFQQELQLQTQAKKSVAKVIDKILRVSDIDKIFQTTTQEVRQLLKCDRVAVYRFHPDWSGEFVAESVGHGWVKLVGAGVKTVWEDTHLQETQGGRYRHQESFVVNDIYKAGHFPCHVEILEQFEVKAYMIVPVFAGEQLWGLFAAYQNSGTRDWQEWELNFLNQIGLQFGVAIAHAEYLAQMRVQSEQLIHIAEQEKAFTKIVNRIRQAADVDTIFRTTTQEVRQSLRCDRVAVYRFNSDWGGEFVAESVGQGWTKLVGPDIRTVLDDTYLQETKGGRYVRGENFVVNDIYQIGLASCHLEILEQFAARAYIIVPIFFGEQLWGLLAAYQNSSSREWQPWEVNFLTQIALQFSLAKSQLDYLEQVRVKSEKIAQIAEQEKSFTKIVTRVRQASDLAEIFKITTQEVRQLLRCDRVAIYRFHPNWSGEFIAESVGNHWVKLVGLDIKTVWEDTHLQETQGGRYAKGENFVVNDIYQAGHFPCHLEILEQFEVKAYVIVPIFFGEKLWGLLAAYQNSSTRDWEESQVNLLARIGDQLGLALQQTEYLQKLQTQSAQLAEAAGREKAAKELLQQRSIQLLMALRPALDGDLTVRAPITEDELGTIADAYNNTLQALRQIVLQVQGAAQQVAQTSNDSNASLAGLNNLAKQQSEEITTALSEIQRMVDSTQAVVTSAQLVQVAVQQANQTVESGDAAMNLTVQAIQAIRETVAQTSKKIKRLSESSQKISKVVNLISTFATQTNVLALNAAIEATRAGEYGKGFAVVADEVRSLSRQSAAATIEIEKLVQEIQEETGEVAVAMETGIQQVVEGTNFVNETRQNLNAIVSATAEISQLIQRITDATQKQMGQSVSVTNSMQDVAEIAHKTFAESQDIATVFQDLSGMAQELLTTASKFKVDE; encoded by the coding sequence ATGACGATCGCATATCACAATAGCAATGAAAATGAGCTAGTCGCTACAGTTACACCATTAGATAATCAACAAGATACTAAAAATCTCAGCAATAAATCTCATCACACAAATTCAGAAACAAGTGCGATCGCTCAAGAATTTAAACTCTGGCGGCAACAATTGCAAGATATCACAACTCAGATAGGGCAAGCAGTAGATAGAGATGCAGTTTTAAAAATTACTGTTGCGAAAATCAGAGAAAAAATATCGAGTGATCGAGCCTTAATTTATCAGTTTAATTCTTCAGAATCGGGTACTGTTTTAGCAGAATCCCGTACTCTCGGTTGGACACCTACTTTGGGAGAAATTCTGCCAGGGATTACGTTTGGCTTACATACAAATCAAGATTATGTAGAACCCATATCTATTGATGATGTCACTCAGATCCAACTCTCTCCTTATCAAAAACAACTCCTAGATAAATTCCAAATCCAAGCTAGTTTAAGTTTACCAATTGTCATAGCAGGTAAAGTCTGGGGATTATTAGTAGTACATAGTTGTGCTAATGCTAGACAGTGGCAAGAAATAGAAATTACGCTACTTTCACAAGTTGCTACAGAATTAACCTACAGATTACGAAACTTTGAATTTCAACAAGAATTGCAATTACAGACACAAGCTAAAAAATCCGTTGCGAAAGTCATCGATAAAATTTTACGAGTGTCTGATATCGATAAAATCTTCCAAACCACTACTCAAGAAGTCCGCCAATTACTAAAATGCGATCGCGTCGCTGTTTACCGCTTTCATCCTGACTGGAGTGGCGAGTTTGTCGCTGAATCTGTCGGTCATGGTTGGGTAAAATTGGTAGGTGCTGGAGTCAAAACTGTTTGGGAAGATACTCATTTACAAGAAACCCAAGGTGGACGTTATCGCCATCAAGAAAGTTTTGTCGTCAATGATATCTATAAAGCCGGGCATTTCCCCTGTCATGTGGAGATTTTAGAACAGTTTGAAGTCAAAGCATACATGATTGTACCTGTATTTGCTGGGGAACAATTGTGGGGTTTATTTGCAGCTTATCAAAATTCTGGCACTCGTGATTGGCAAGAGTGGGAACTGAACTTTTTAAATCAGATTGGCTTGCAATTTGGTGTAGCTATTGCTCATGCAGAATATCTCGCACAAATGCGCGTACAATCTGAACAACTGATTCATATTGCTGAACAAGAAAAAGCTTTTACAAAAATCGTCAATCGTATCCGTCAAGCCGCAGATGTTGATACTATTTTTAGAACTACGACTCAAGAAGTGAGACAATCATTAAGATGCGATCGCGTGGCTGTTTATCGCTTCAATTCAGACTGGGGTGGTGAGTTTGTCGCTGAATCAGTGGGTCAAGGTTGGACAAAACTAGTAGGGCCGGATATTAGAACCGTCTTGGATGATACCTATCTACAAGAAACCAAAGGTGGACGCTATGTTAGAGGGGAAAACTTTGTTGTTAATGACATTTATCAAATAGGTTTAGCTTCCTGTCATCTCGAAATTCTCGAACAATTTGCAGCCAGAGCTTATATTATTGTCCCGATATTTTTTGGTGAACAATTATGGGGTTTACTTGCAGCCTATCAAAACTCTAGTTCCCGCGAATGGCAACCTTGGGAAGTCAACTTTTTAACACAGATTGCCCTGCAATTTAGTCTAGCAAAATCTCAGTTAGACTATCTCGAACAAGTGCGAGTAAAATCTGAAAAAATTGCCCAAATAGCTGAACAAGAAAAATCTTTTACGAAGATAGTTACCCGCGTCCGCCAAGCCTCAGATTTAGCAGAAATTTTCAAGATTACCACTCAAGAAGTTAGGCAGTTATTGAGATGCGATCGCGTCGCTATTTATCGCTTTCACCCTAACTGGAGTGGAGAATTTATCGCTGAATCAGTGGGTAATCATTGGGTCAAACTAGTAGGTCTAGATATCAAAACTGTCTGGGAAGATACCCATCTCCAAGAAACTCAAGGGGGACGATATGCTAAAGGTGAAAACTTTGTTGTTAATGATATTTATCAAGCCGGACATTTCCCCTGTCATTTAGAAATTTTAGAACAATTTGAAGTCAAAGCTTATGTGATAGTTCCCATCTTTTTTGGTGAAAAACTCTGGGGATTATTAGCGGCTTATCAAAACTCTAGTACTCGTGATTGGGAAGAATCCCAAGTCAACTTATTAGCCCGGATTGGTGACCAGTTGGGGTTAGCATTACAACAGACAGAATATCTGCAAAAACTGCAAACCCAATCAGCACAGCTAGCAGAAGCCGCCGGACGGGAAAAAGCTGCCAAAGAATTACTGCAACAGCGTTCTATTCAACTCCTTATGGCGCTTAGACCAGCCCTAGACGGCGATTTGACAGTACGTGCGCCCATCACCGAAGACGAACTAGGCACAATTGCCGATGCTTACAATAATACCCTGCAAGCCTTGCGGCAAATTGTCTTGCAAGTCCAAGGTGCAGCCCAACAAGTCGCCCAAACTTCCAATGATAGTAATGCTTCACTCGCTGGACTCAATAACCTAGCCAAACAACAATCAGAAGAAATTACCACAGCTTTAAGTGAGATTCAACGGATGGTAGATTCCACTCAAGCTGTCGTCACTAGCGCCCAATTGGTACAAGTAGCAGTCCAACAAGCCAACCAAACAGTCGAGTCTGGTGACGCAGCGATGAACCTAACCGTCCAAGCTATCCAAGCAATTCGAGAAACTGTTGCTCAAACTAGCAAAAAAATTAAACGTCTCAGTGAATCTTCCCAGAAAATCTCCAAAGTGGTGAACTTAATTAGTACCTTTGCCACACAAACAAACGTCCTTGCGTTAAACGCAGCCATCGAAGCCACCCGCGCAGGTGAATACGGTAAAGGCTTTGCAGTTGTCGCTGATGAAGTTCGTTCTTTGTCTCGCCAATCAGCCGCAGCCACAATTGAAATTGAAAAATTAGTCCAGGAGATTCAAGAAGAAACTGGAGAGGTAGCAGTAGCGATGGAAACAGGAATTCAGCAGGTAGTAGAAGGAACAAATTTTGTCAATGAAACTCGGCAAAACTTAAATGCAATTGTGTCTGCAACTGCCGAAATTAGTCAACTAATTCAACGCATCACTGACGCTACTCAAAAACAAATGGGGCAATCTGTATCAGTCACAAATTCTATGCAAGATGTAGCAGAAATTGCCCACAAAACTTTTGCTGAATCGCAAGATATCGCTACTGTCTTCCAAGATTTATCAGGTATGGCTCAAGAATTACTCACAACTGCCAGTAAATTCAAAGTGGATGAATAA